In a genomic window of Plectropomus leopardus isolate mb chromosome 6, YSFRI_Pleo_2.0, whole genome shotgun sequence:
- the ctu1 gene encoding cytoplasmic tRNA 2-thiolation protein 1 translates to MPVLCSNCVVKRAVLKRPKTGHSLCKECFFWAFEEEVHQTIVAAQLFKSGEIVGIAASGGKDSTVLAHVMKVLNERYSYGLELMLLSVDEGISGYRDDSLETVKRNQQQYELPLKIVSYEELYGWTMDAIVKQVGLKNNCTFCGVFRRQALDRGAIMLKVDKICTGHNADDVAETVLMNVLRGDIARLRRCTAISTASEGDGVVPRCKPLKYAYEKEIVLYAYFKKLDYFSTECIYSPNAYRGHARTFLKDLESVRPSSIMDIIHSGENLSVRDGVKMPVQGTCTRCGYISSQALCKSCVLLEGLNRGLPKLGIGKHHRLHDKILSQQPLTEREERKLKSVDF, encoded by the exons ATGCCTGTCCTGTGCAGTAACTGTGTTGTCAAGCGTGCTGTGctgaaacgtccaaaaacaggcCACTCGCTGTGCAAGGAATGCTTCTTCTGGGCCTTTGAGGAGGAGGTGCATCAGACGATTGTGGCAGCTCAGCTGTTTAAATCTGGGGAAATAGTAGGAATCGCTGCCTCGGGTGGAAAGGACTCCACGGTGCTCGCTCATGTAATGAAGGTCCTCAATGAGCGATACAGCTATGGCCTCGAACTTATGCTTCTCTCAGTGGATGAGGGGATCTCAGGTTACCGAGATGACTCCTTGGAGACAGTAAAGAGGAATCAGCAACAGTACGAGCTGCCACTGAAGATTGTGTCCTACGAGGAGCTGTACGGCTGGACTATGGATGCTATAGTGAAGCAGGTGGGACTGAAAAATAACTGCACTTTCTGTGGAGTGTTCAGAAGGCAGGCGCTAGACAGAGGAGCCATCATGCTGAAAGTGGACAAAATATGTACAG GTCATAATGCTGATGATGTGGCGGAGACAGTCTTAATGAACGTCTTGCGAGGGGACATAGCTCGTCTGCGCCGCTGCACTGCCATCTCCACAGCCAGTGAAGGTGATGGGGTCGTGCCGCGGTGCAAGCCCCTCAAATATGCGTATGAGAAAGAGATTGTTCTGTACGCTTACTTTAAGAAGTTGGACTACTTCTCCACTGAATGTATCTACTCTCCCAATGCTTATCGTGGCCATGCAAGGACCTTTCTAAAGGACCTGGAGAGTGTAAGGCCTAGCTCCATTATGGATATCATCCACTCAGGGGAGAACCTGTCGGTGCGGGACGGGGTGAAGATGCCTGTGCAGGGGACCTGCACCCGCTGTGGCTACATCTCCAGCCAGGCTCTGTGTAAGTCCTGTGTCCTGCTGGAGGGGCTGAACCGAGGTCTGCCGAAGCTGGGCATAGGCAAACACCACCGCCTGCATGACAAAATCCTCTCCCAGCAGCCCCTCactgagagggaggagaggaagctgAAATCAGTAGACTTTTGA